Proteins co-encoded in one Gemmatimonadota bacterium genomic window:
- a CDS encoding PaaI family thioesterase, translating to MDRAAQRALERLQSMPVAAFFDFQFGERDDERATVSAPTADRFLQVEDVVHGGVLSTLADTAAVYLILPTLTDGHAMTSIEFKLNFLRPARAGLGDVEAVATMVKRGRTVAVSSVDVSQGGELCATGLFTYLIWKP from the coding sequence ATGGACCGAGCCGCGCAGCGGGCGCTGGAACGCCTCCAGTCGATGCCCGTCGCGGCTTTTTTCGACTTCCAGTTCGGCGAGCGCGACGACGAGCGCGCGACCGTTAGTGCTCCCACGGCCGATCGTTTTCTGCAGGTGGAAGACGTGGTCCACGGAGGCGTGCTGAGCACGCTGGCCGACACCGCCGCGGTCTACCTGATCCTGCCCACGCTGACCGACGGCCACGCCATGACCAGCATCGAGTTCAAGCTGAATTTCCTGCGCCCGGCGCGCGCGGGGCTGGGGGACGTGGAGGCTGTCGCGACCATGGTGAAGCGCGGCCGCACCGTGGCGGTGTCGAGCGTGGACGTGAGTCAGGGCGGAGAGCTGTGCGCGACGGGGCTCTTCACCTACCTGATCTGGAAGCCGTGA